The nucleotide window CGAGGTGGACACCTTGGAGCAGTTGGAACACGCCCTCGCGGTGAAAGCCGACATCGTGCTGCTCGACAACATGACCCTCGATCAGCTCCGGGCGGCCGTCGCACGCCGGGACGTGTCCAGTCCCACGACCCTGCTCGAGGCCTCCGGCGGGGTTAACCTTGAGACCGTCCGCGACATTGCCGGCACGGGCGTCGATCGGATCAGTGTCGGCGCGCTGACGCACTCCGCCCCGGCACTCGACATCGGGCTGGATTACCTGTCGTGAGCGCCCCTCTTCCCCGAGAAACGAGGAGCTTCGACACCGCCCACATCGGGCGGCGGGTGCTCGTTTACGACGCGGTCGAAAGCACCAACACGCTCGGCGCGGCCCTCGGCGCTGCGGACCCGGAGGCGAGCGGACTGGTCCTGATCGCCGACCACCAGCTCGCGGGCCGCGGCCAGTACGGGCGCACCTGGGTCAGCCGGCCCGGCAGCTCGCTGCTGATGTCGGTGGTGTTACGCCCCCCGCCCGCGATCCGCCGCCCGGTCGTTCTAACCGCCTGGGTCGCGGTCGCGGTCGCGGACGCGGTTTTCGCCCTATCCGGAGCGCAGGCCCGAATTAAGTGGCCGAATGACTTACTCATCGACGGGAAAAAAATCTGCGGCATCCTGATCGAGCAGACCAGCAGCGGGGACGGCACAATCGCCGTCGCCGGGCTCGGACTGAACCTCACCCAGACGGCGGCCGATTTCGCGCACGCCAACCTTCTGACCGCGACCTCGCTGCACGCGGTGTCGGGAGGATCGTATGACCCACGCGGCGCGGCCGAAGTGGTCGTCGGCGCGCTGGACCGGGAGTACGCCCGTCTCTTGGCGGGCGAGCGGGCCGGGGTGGAAGCCGGGTGGAAGCGGCGGATCGGGCTGCTCGGCCGTGCGGTGCGGGTCGAACTCGTCGGAGGAGCGTGGACCACCGGGCGCCTCCTCGACGTGAGTTTCGACGGACTGGAACTCGAGGACGCCGCCGGGTTTGTGCGGGTGGTCCCCCCGGAGTCGGTGTCTCACCTCTGGCCGGTTTGAAGCCAGGAATAAAGGCCCGGAACCGTGGTGCCGTGGAGCCCGTGCGATCGGTCCCGTGGGGTGGCTGTAAGAGTCGGGGCCGATCTCTGTATGCCTCGCAGACCCGAACCGCTTGTCGGCCCGCGCGCGGAGAGTATACTGCCGAACGCACCGGCCCCGGCGGCCGGGCAGCAGCCAGGCGAGGCACACGCAACACGAACGCCGCTCCGGGCCGATCATGCCGAGCATCCTCCTCAACACTCCCAGCGAACGGCTCCGGGGCGCGCAACTGGACGCGGTGCGGCACCTGCTCGCCCGCGTGCTCACGGGTAACGAGTTCTACCGCCGCAAGCTCGGTGCCCTTGCCCCCGCCTCGCTTCGCACGTTCGACGACTTCGTTCAACTGCCGTTCACGACGAAAGCCGAGCTGATCGCCGACCAACTTGAGCGCCCGCCCTACGGTACGAACCTCAGTTTCCCGCTCGACCGCTACACCCGCTTCCATCAGACGTCCGGCACCACCAGCGGGCGCCCGTTGCACTGGCTCGACACCTCGGAAACCTGGGACTGGCTGACCGGGTGCTGGGCGACCAACTTTGCCCTCATCGGGCTGCGCCCCACCGACCGGCTGTTCTTCCCGTTCTCGTTCGGGCCGTTCCTGGGGTTCTGGACCGCGTTCGAGGCCGCGGCCCGGTGCGGGTTCCTGGTGATGCCCGGGGGCGGCCTCAGCAGCACCGCCCGGCTGCGGTTCTTGCTCGACCACCGCTGCACGGTCCTGTTCGCCACCCCGACCTACGCGCTGCATTTGGCGGAGATCGCGTCAAAGGAGGGAATCGATCTGGCGTCGAGCGCCGTTCGCGCCCTGGTGGTTGCGGGGGAACCGGGGGGCAACATTCCGGGCACCCGGCAGCGCCTCGAAGCGGTCTGGGGCGCCCGCGTGTTCGACCACTACGGGATGACCGAAATCGGGCCGGTGGCGGTAGAGGCTGAGGGCCGTCCGGGTGAGTTGTACCTGCTCGAATCGGACTACTTGGCCGAGGTGGTGGACCCTCAAACCGGCCGCCCCGTGCCGGACGGCGACACCGGCGAGTTGGTCCTCACGAACCTGGGCCGGACCGGCAGCCCGCTGATCCGGTACCGCACCGGCGACCTGATCCGGATGGCGCCCGCCCCCGACCCCACGGGCCGCACCTGGCGGCGGCTGGAAGGTGGCGTGTTAGGCCGCGCGGATGATATGATCCACGTCCGCGGGAATAATGTCTACCCGGGCGCGCTGGAGAGCATCATCCGCCGGTTCGCGGATGTCGCCGAGTACCGCATCCACGTGGACCGCCGGAACCCTCTGGCGGACCTGCGGCTGGAGATCGAGCCCGTAGCCGGGGACGGGCACGCGCTCGCCGAAGAGGTGGGCCGCGCGGTCCGCGACGCGCTGTGCTTCCGCATTGATGTGAGCGCCGCACCGCCCGGCTCGCTCCCCCGGTTCGAGATGAAGGCCCGCCGGGTCGTGTACCAGAAGTAGCCCGCCGGCGCCCGGTTCGCTGTACCTGCCCCGCCCCCACGAGCACGCATAACGGAGTGAACGATGCTGCCACCCCTTTCGAGACTGTTCGGGCTCCTGGCGCTCCTGGCGCTGGCGAGTTCAGGCGCGGCGCGGGCCGCCGACTGGGTCCACTGGCGCGGCCCGGCGCAGAACGGCCACTCGCTCGAAAAGGGCCTGCCCGCCGACTTCGACCCCGCCCTCAAGGACAAGGGCAACGTCGTGTGGTCGGCGCCGTTCGGCGGGCGCTCCGCGCCGCTCGTGATGGGCGGCCGCGTGTACGTCGTTCAGGGGTTCGGTGAGGGCCTGAGCGAGTCCGAGCGGATCGTCTGTTTGGACGAAAAGAGCGGCAAAAAGCTCTGGGAACACGTCGAGCGCATTTACCACTCGGACGTCGTCTCGAGCCGGCTCGGGTGGACTCCGCTCACCGCCGACCCGGCGACCGGGTACGTGTATGTGAACACCACCGCCGGCAACCTCGTGTGCCTCGACAAGGACGGCAAAGAGGTCTGGGAGCGGCAGCTCACCGAGGAATTCGGGCGGTTCACCGGCTACGGCGGCCGGGTCAGCGCGCCGACCTTCGACAGCGGGCTGGTCATCATCGGCATCATCAACTCGAGCTGGGGCGACCTCGCCCGCGGCGCCAACCGGTACTACGCGTTTGACGCCAAGAACGGTAACGTGGTCTGGATCGCCGACACCGGCCCGCCCAAGTCCACCTACCAGTCCAACCCGGTGGTCGCCGTCATCGGCGGGCAGCGGTTGCTCATCACCGGCGGCGGCGACGGGGCGCTGCACGCGTTTAAAGTGCGCACGGGCGAACTCGTCTGGAGCTATGTGTTCAGCGGCGGGGCCGTGAACCCCAGCCCGATCGTGGACGGCAACTTGGTGTACTGCTCTCACGGCGAGGAGAACCCGGGCGGCGGGGTCATCGGCAAAGTGATCTGCGTGGACGCGAGCCAGATCGATCCCGCGACCAAGCGGCCGAAGTCGGTGTGGGAGTACAGCAAGGGCCAGCGGTTCGGGCTGTCATCGCCGGCACTGGCGGACGGCGTCCTGTACGTGCCCGAGGACAGCGGCGAGCTGTTCGCCTTCGACGCGAAAACCGGCAAGCTGCTCTGGAAGTACCGGTACGCCACGGAGGTCCGCGGCGCACCGCTGGTGGCCGACGGGAAGATCTACATTTTCGACGTGAAGGGCCGTCTCAACATCATCAAGCTCAACGGCAGGAAGGCGCCCGACGAGGACGAGACGTTCGTCTACATCTTCAAAGAGAGCATCAACGGTCGCCCGGTTCAGACGGAGACCAACGGCACCCCGATCGCCGTGAACGGCCGGGTGTACTTCACCTCGCGCACGGACCTGTTCTGCCTCGGCGAGACCGGCAGCAAGCCGGCCGCCGCGAAGTACCCGGCCCCGCCCGCCGAGGCGCCCTCGGACGGCAAAGTGGCCGGCGCCCGGCTGTACCCGGCCGAAATCACCCTCACGCCCGGCGGGACCTACAAGTTCTCCGTGGTCTATTTCGACGCCAACGGGCGCGAGTTGAAGGCGGCCCCGGGCGCGCCGGTCGAGTGGGCGCTGCCGCTCCCGGACAAAACTCCGACCGGCGCTCAACCGCCGGCGCTCATCGGCAAAGTCGCCGGCAGCCCCACCGAGGGCGCCCTCGAATTAGGCCCCAACCCGGCCCAGCAGGGGATCGTAGCCTTCAAGGTCGGCGCCCTCACCGCCCGCGCCCGGGTGCG belongs to Gemmata obscuriglobus and includes:
- a CDS encoding biotin--[acetyl-CoA-carboxylase] ligase produces the protein MSAPLPRETRSFDTAHIGRRVLVYDAVESTNTLGAALGAADPEASGLVLIADHQLAGRGQYGRTWVSRPGSSLLMSVVLRPPPAIRRPVVLTAWVAVAVADAVFALSGAQARIKWPNDLLIDGKKICGILIEQTSSGDGTIAVAGLGLNLTQTAADFAHANLLTATSLHAVSGGSYDPRGAAEVVVGALDREYARLLAGERAGVEAGWKRRIGLLGRAVRVELVGGAWTTGRLLDVSFDGLELEDAAGFVRVVPPESVSHLWPV
- a CDS encoding PQQ-binding-like beta-propeller repeat protein, whose product is MLPPLSRLFGLLALLALASSGAARAADWVHWRGPAQNGHSLEKGLPADFDPALKDKGNVVWSAPFGGRSAPLVMGGRVYVVQGFGEGLSESERIVCLDEKSGKKLWEHVERIYHSDVVSSRLGWTPLTADPATGYVYVNTTAGNLVCLDKDGKEVWERQLTEEFGRFTGYGGRVSAPTFDSGLVIIGIINSSWGDLARGANRYYAFDAKNGNVVWIADTGPPKSTYQSNPVVAVIGGQRLLITGGGDGALHAFKVRTGELVWSYVFSGGAVNPSPIVDGNLVYCSHGEENPGGGVIGKVICVDASQIDPATKRPKSVWEYSKGQRFGLSSPALADGVLYVPEDSGELFAFDAKTGKLLWKYRYATEVRGAPLVADGKIYIFDVKGRLNIIKLNGRKAPDEDETFVYIFKESINGRPVQTETNGTPIAVNGRVYFTSRTDLFCLGETGSKPAAAKYPAPPAEAPSDGKVAGARLYPAEITLTPGGTYKFSVVYFDANGRELKAAPGAPVEWALPLPDKTPTGAQPPALIGKVAGSPTEGALELGPNPAQQGIVAFKVGALTARARVRVAPKLPARTDFDKAPDGSSPGGWINTNAKFAVKKLPDGNQVLSKVNDKAPPPLAKAIGYVTVPTASDYTIQADLMGSEVRGKLPDGGIVNSRYSLVLDGKPDAKLQKRTLRLTSWEARERINIGVPFDWQPGTWYTLKLAIELKPTAAVLRGKVWKKGEPEPEKWTIEFEDPHPNRDGAAGLYGYIPNVLDSGGKTEPGSELYFDNLSITPNNKGGK
- a CDS encoding phenylacetate--CoA ligase family protein, whose product is MPSILLNTPSERLRGAQLDAVRHLLARVLTGNEFYRRKLGALAPASLRTFDDFVQLPFTTKAELIADQLERPPYGTNLSFPLDRYTRFHQTSGTTSGRPLHWLDTSETWDWLTGCWATNFALIGLRPTDRLFFPFSFGPFLGFWTAFEAAARCGFLVMPGGGLSSTARLRFLLDHRCTVLFATPTYALHLAEIASKEGIDLASSAVRALVVAGEPGGNIPGTRQRLEAVWGARVFDHYGMTEIGPVAVEAEGRPGELYLLESDYLAEVVDPQTGRPVPDGDTGELVLTNLGRTGSPLIRYRTGDLIRMAPAPDPTGRTWRRLEGGVLGRADDMIHVRGNNVYPGALESIIRRFADVAEYRIHVDRRNPLADLRLEIEPVAGDGHALAEEVGRAVRDALCFRIDVSAAPPGSLPRFEMKARRVVYQK